The genomic stretch AAGGGCGCGAGTTACTACGAGCTGTACCAGCAGCGCGCCGCGGACAACATCGGCGAGCTCATCAACATCGCGCTCGACGCCGTAGAGGACGCCAACAAGGCGAAGCTCGATGGCGTGTTCCGCAACATCGATTTCAACAGCGAGGCGAATCTCGGCAAGACGCGCGACCGTAACCGTCGCCTCAAGATGCTCCTCGAGGACTTCCACAAGCCCGAGCTCGACATGAGCCCCGGCCGGGTTTCCGAGGACGTCATCGGCAACACCTACATCTACCTCATCGAGCGCTTCGCGGCCGATGCGGGCAAGAAGGCCGGCGAGTTCTACACACCCCACGCTGTCTCCGAACTCGTGGCTAAGCTCGCCGCGCCCGAGTCCGGTGACGAGATCTGCGACCCGGCATGTGGCTCGGGCGGTCTTCTTATCGAAGCGGCACGGACGGTGGGGGGCAGCGATTTCGCGCTCTACGGCATGGAGGCCAACGGCTCGACGTGGGCACTCGCCCGCATGAACATGTTCCTCCACGGGGCGGACAGTGCGCGCATCGAGTGGTGCAACACGCTCAACAGCCCCTTGCTCGTGGAGAACGACCGTCTCATGCGGTTCGATGTGGTGGTGGCCAACCCGCCGTTCTCGCTGGACAAATGGGGTGCCGAGGAAGCTGCGAACGACCGCTACAACCGCTACTGGCGGGGCATCCCGCCCAAGAGCAGGGGTGACTGGGCGTTCATCACCCACATGGTGG from Actinomycetota bacterium encodes the following:
- a CDS encoding class I SAM-dependent DNA methyltransferase produces the protein KGASYYELYQQRAADNIGELINIALDAVEDANKAKLDGVFRNIDFNSEANLGKTRDRNRRLKMLLEDFHKPELDMSPGRVSEDVIGNTYIYLIERFAADAGKKAGEFYTPHAVSELVAKLAAPESGDEICDPACGSGGLLIEAARTVGGSDFALYGMEANGSTWALARMNMFLHGADSARIEWCNTLNSPLLVENDRLMRFDVVVANPPFSLDKWGAEEAANDRYNRYWRGIPPKSRGDWAFITHMVEVARERAGRVAVVVPHGVLFRGQAEKRIRQHMIEENLLDAVIGLPGNLFPTTGIPVAILVFDRSREKGGAREDCTDVVFIDASKEFAPGKSQNTLTPDQLTRIVETYRTRAAVDKFSYVAPAEEIA